Proteins encoded together in one bacterium window:
- a CDS encoding Zn-dependent oligopeptidase has product MRDVCQEASAQLSKFSVDLYFDQRLYFAFKKYRELCEAAETLSEQEVYYLDEAMKDFHTSGLDLPKDQLEKVKDIKKKIAQVGIDFDANIAADKSTILVERDGLDGLRESFINALKNDGDKYVLGCDYPTFIEVMQNCAVEKTRKDLYFAFQNRAYPVNQKSIARLIAYRDELAELLGFESYAALDTHSGMAHNVERVEKFLVDLMAKSEKKEQAEYDLLKSDLPVGIALDADGKFNAWDIAFVKNAYKKKHYQLDERELAEYFPVDTALAGMLSIYEQFLGLKFEETTPDWAWHDEVKLLEVYDAVTHQLIGHLYLDLYPREGKYSHACHLTVRHAINNKRQDVVDVAVVIANFPKATADAPALFKHSDVETFFHEFGHAMHGVLGRTELASFSGTSTKRDFVELPSQMLEEWMYEKDMLTLISAHYKTGNPLPSELIDKKIALKKFDSGFFVRRQGAFSLFSLNCYKAGQHKDLDALNKELADKYSHNVRFEPETHHYAAFGHLNGYGAKYYGYMWSKVFALDIFYEIKKNGLLNPVMGQKYIKAILAHGGAKDPNEMLKDFLGREPNQDAFLDALGLN; this is encoded by the coding sequence ATGCGTGACGTGTGTCAAGAAGCGAGTGCTCAGTTGAGCAAATTTAGTGTTGATTTATATTTTGATCAGCGTTTATATTTTGCGTTTAAAAAGTATCGCGAGTTATGTGAGGCGGCTGAAACGTTGAGCGAGCAGGAAGTTTATTATCTTGATGAAGCGATGAAAGATTTTCATACCTCTGGATTAGATTTGCCTAAAGATCAGCTTGAAAAAGTAAAAGATATCAAGAAAAAAATTGCCCAAGTTGGCATAGATTTTGATGCAAATATTGCGGCAGACAAAAGCACTATTTTAGTTGAGCGAGATGGCTTGGATGGTCTACGAGAAAGCTTTATTAATGCGCTCAAAAACGATGGGGATAAGTATGTTTTGGGTTGCGATTACCCAACATTTATCGAAGTTATGCAAAATTGTGCTGTGGAAAAAACACGGAAAGATTTGTATTTTGCCTTTCAAAATAGAGCATATCCCGTTAATCAAAAATCAATTGCTCGGTTGATTGCGTATCGCGATGAGTTGGCAGAATTGCTTGGTTTTGAATCATATGCGGCATTAGATACTCATTCTGGTATGGCACACAATGTGGAACGCGTAGAAAAATTCTTAGTTGATTTGATGGCCAAAAGTGAAAAGAAAGAACAAGCAGAATACGATCTTTTAAAGAGTGATTTGCCTGTCGGTATCGCGCTTGATGCTGATGGAAAATTTAACGCCTGGGATATTGCGTTTGTAAAAAATGCCTACAAAAAAAAGCACTATCAACTTGATGAACGAGAGCTGGCTGAGTATTTCCCTGTTGATACTGCCTTGGCGGGCATGCTCAGTATTTATGAACAATTTTTGGGTTTGAAATTTGAAGAAACAACGCCAGATTGGGCGTGGCATGATGAAGTCAAATTGCTTGAAGTTTATGATGCAGTAACGCATCAGTTGATTGGTCATTTGTATCTTGACTTGTATCCACGAGAAGGAAAGTATAGTCATGCGTGCCATTTGACGGTTAGGCATGCTATCAACAACAAAAGGCAGGATGTTGTTGATGTAGCGGTGGTTATTGCTAATTTTCCAAAAGCAACTGCCGATGCTCCTGCTTTATTTAAGCACAGCGATGTTGAAACATTCTTTCATGAGTTTGGGCATGCGATGCACGGTGTGCTTGGCAGAACGGAACTTGCTTCATTTTCTGGCACTAGTACCAAGCGGGACTTTGTAGAATTGCCGTCACAAATGCTTGAAGAATGGATGTATGAAAAAGATATGCTGACGCTCATTAGCGCGCATTATAAAACAGGTAACCCGTTGCCGTCTGAATTAATTGATAAAAAAATTGCGCTTAAGAAATTTGATTCTGGTTTTTTTGTTCGACGACAAGGTGCATTTTCATTGTTTTCTTTGAATTGTTATAAAGCGGGTCAGCATAAAGATCTTGATGCGTTAAACAAGGAGTTAGCCGATAAATACAGTCATAACGTACGCTTTGAACCAGAGACGCACCATTATGCGGCGTTTGGTCATTTGAATGGTTATGGTGCTAAGTATTATGGGTACATGTGGTCAAAAGTATTTGCACTCGATATTTTTTATGAAATCAAAAAAAATGGGTTACTCAATCCGGTAATGGGCCAAAAATATATCAAAGCTATTTTGGCGCATGGTGGTGCTAAAGATCCGAATGAAATGCTGAAAGACTTTTTGGGTAGAGAGCCGAATCAAGATGCATTTTTAGATGCTCTTGGCTTGAATTAA
- a CDS encoding tetratricopeptide repeat protein: MKRLIVVFICLAVSGCGKKNTQVKSATLDYKMALLEISEGSSQSLKKALVLIEQALKNDPNPRYMALKATILLSLQHKQESLALFKQTLAACKDEVLHAEIMNNYACALAQTGKEQEALGIWQQLENDRHYLTPEVAMVNQARVVVGLGDCGRAKKLLMQATALAPSYIDAHYFLALVANRLGDGGLAKNQLKTVLFLEPGHRGAQYWSKQLGC; this comes from the coding sequence ATGAAACGATTAATTGTTGTTTTTATCTGTTTGGCTGTGTCTGGCTGCGGCAAAAAGAATACGCAAGTCAAATCCGCTACCCTTGATTATAAGATGGCGCTGCTTGAAATTTCGGAGGGTTCAAGCCAGTCTCTTAAAAAAGCCCTGGTTCTTATTGAGCAAGCCCTCAAAAACGATCCAAACCCCCGTTATATGGCTTTGAAGGCAACCATATTATTGTCATTGCAGCATAAACAAGAAAGTCTGGCTTTATTCAAGCAGACGTTGGCTGCCTGCAAAGACGAGGTTTTACATGCCGAAATTATGAACAATTATGCCTGTGCGTTGGCTCAGACGGGCAAAGAGCAGGAGGCTTTGGGCATATGGCAGCAGCTTGAGAACGACCGGCATTATCTCACGCCTGAGGTTGCCATGGTCAATCAGGCTCGCGTGGTGGTCGGACTTGGTGATTGTGGGCGTGCCAAGAAGCTTTTGATGCAGGCTACCGCTTTGGCGCCTAGTTATATTGATGCACATTATTTTTTGGCTTTGGTTGCCAACAGGCTGGGCGATGGCGGCTTAGCTAAAAATCAGCTCAAAACAGTGCTTTTTCTAGAGCCGGGGCACCGCGGGGCGCAGTACTGGTCCAAGCAGCTTGGCTGCTGA
- the dnaA gene encoding chromosomal replication initiator protein DnaA, translated as MQVIWDEFLKIIKEEAGSQIVETWFKAVTLQDWNPTTQQVILKAPNQFVRTWIQEHYEPLLKMHLGRLLHAHHLKIFFTCKDSAPSDERKETIIPASVDKRENTTFLSYLNLMHHQQPKQEPIKQHPASSSSAVTVQPQSLSSTTNLIIKERKKIKPAMDNLNENYTFSTFVVGPSNSLAHAAAFAICENLGKVYNPCFIYGGTGLGKTHLLHAIGNEVRRRNPASVVRYETSDHFINEFINSIRFDRSHQFREKYLKIDLLLVDDIQFLSNKEQTQEMFFHIFNALYEQNKQIILSSDTFPKEIKGLQSRIKSRMEWGLVADIQMPDLETKIAILKKKAAGHTIELPDDVADFIASRVQSNIRELEGALIRVSAFAGLINKPICLEMARKVLLNLNEKKTEGIVLDTIMKIIAKDYDVSINDIKSKKRLKNIANARQIAFYLMKKLSHCSLQSIGSFIGGRDHSTVIHAINKVEETLAKDPTFKKKLQTLEQKILMY; from the coding sequence GTGCAGGTCATTTGGGACGAATTTTTAAAAATTATAAAAGAAGAGGCTGGTAGCCAAATTGTGGAAACCTGGTTCAAGGCGGTCACTCTCCAAGATTGGAATCCGACCACTCAGCAGGTTATTTTAAAGGCTCCCAACCAATTTGTGCGTACGTGGATTCAGGAGCATTACGAACCATTGCTCAAAATGCACCTGGGCAGGCTTTTGCATGCGCATCATTTAAAGATATTTTTTACCTGCAAAGACTCCGCCCCCTCCGACGAACGTAAAGAAACGATTATTCCAGCCTCAGTCGATAAGCGAGAAAACACGACATTTTTGTCATATTTGAATCTTATGCATCATCAGCAGCCCAAGCAAGAACCCATAAAACAACACCCTGCCTCTTCATCCTCGGCCGTTACCGTGCAGCCCCAGAGCCTGTCTTCAACGACCAATCTTATTATTAAGGAACGTAAAAAGATTAAGCCGGCCATGGATAACCTGAATGAAAATTATACGTTTAGTACCTTTGTAGTGGGCCCCAGCAATTCATTGGCACACGCGGCCGCTTTCGCCATTTGTGAAAATTTGGGCAAAGTCTACAATCCCTGCTTTATTTATGGTGGGACCGGCCTTGGCAAAACACACCTGCTGCATGCGATTGGCAATGAAGTTCGCCGCCGCAACCCCGCCTCGGTGGTGCGATACGAGACATCTGACCATTTTATTAATGAGTTTATTAACTCAATTAGATTTGATCGATCCCACCAATTTCGCGAAAAATACTTAAAAATTGACCTTTTACTGGTTGATGATATCCAATTTTTGTCCAACAAAGAACAGACCCAAGAGATGTTTTTTCATATTTTCAACGCTTTGTATGAACAAAATAAGCAGATCATTTTATCAAGTGACACGTTTCCCAAAGAAATTAAAGGCCTCCAAAGCCGCATTAAATCGCGCATGGAATGGGGCCTGGTTGCCGACATTCAAATGCCAGACCTTGAAACAAAAATCGCTATTTTAAAAAAGAAGGCTGCTGGACACACTATTGAACTACCCGATGATGTAGCAGATTTTATTGCCTCTCGCGTACAATCTAATATTCGCGAACTGGAAGGCGCGCTCATACGCGTCAGCGCCTTTGCCGGGCTAATCAATAAACCCATTTGCTTAGAAATGGCCCGCAAAGTCTTATTGAATCTGAATGAAAAAAAAACAGAAGGTATTGTTCTCGATACCATTATGAAAATTATTGCCAAAGATTATGATGTCTCAATCAATGATATTAAATCAAAAAAACGCTTAAAAAATATTGCTAACGCACGCCAAATTGCCTTTTATTTAATGAAAAAATTAAGCCACTGTTCACTCCAATCCATCGGCAGCTTTATTGGTGGGCGTGACCACTCCACAGTCATTCATGCTATTAATAAAGTTGAAGAAACACTGGCAAAAGATCCCACGTTCAAGAAAAAACTTCAAACGCTTGAACAAAAAATACTAATGTATTAA
- the rsmH gene encoding 16S rRNA (cytosine(1402)-N(4))-methyltransferase RsmH produces MKQKTSTPTTHKSVLVQEVIQYLNPQPGKVYVDATFGGGGHSRAILDYEPNCSVIGLDWDEASILQHAPALEEEYGDRLTMLWGNFANLHRLLKKEKINSVDGILADFGTSQFQIFERDGFSFRVDSPLDMRMSAAHYRLTAADVVNHFNEQALANIFFELGEERASRKIAHAIVEARKTNLFKTSGQLAQVIEKVIPFHGPRAIHPATKTFQALRIFVNKELENIKLFLPTAVGCLNAGGSLVCISFHSLEDRLVKNFFREKPHQLTNLTPKPVQATDEEINQNPSSRSAKLRAATKI; encoded by the coding sequence ATGAAACAAAAAACGAGTACACCAACCACGCATAAAAGCGTTTTAGTACAAGAAGTTATTCAATACCTCAACCCACAACCCGGCAAAGTTTATGTCGATGCAACCTTTGGTGGTGGCGGGCATAGTCGTGCTATTTTGGACTATGAACCAAACTGCAGCGTTATTGGTTTAGATTGGGATGAAGCAAGTATCTTACAACACGCTCCCGCCCTTGAAGAAGAATATGGAGACCGCCTTACCATGTTGTGGGGCAATTTTGCAAACCTGCATCGCTTATTAAAAAAAGAAAAAATTAACAGTGTTGATGGTATCTTGGCAGACTTTGGGACCTCTCAATTTCAAATTTTTGAACGAGATGGTTTTTCATTTCGCGTAGATTCTCCACTCGATATGCGTATGTCTGCCGCACACTATCGGCTTACGGCAGCAGATGTTGTAAATCATTTTAATGAACAAGCACTTGCAAATATATTTTTTGAACTTGGCGAAGAACGCGCATCGCGCAAAATTGCACACGCAATTGTTGAAGCGCGCAAAACAAATCTTTTCAAAACATCAGGCCAACTAGCACAAGTAATTGAAAAAGTAATTCCATTTCACGGCCCACGCGCTATCCACCCCGCTACCAAAACATTTCAAGCATTGCGCATTTTTGTTAACAAAGAACTTGAAAATATTAAACTCTTTTTGCCTACCGCTGTTGGATGCTTAAATGCAGGCGGATCACTTGTTTGTATTAGTTTTCATTCCCTAGAAGATCGTTTAGTAAAAAATTTCTTTCGTGAAAAGCCGCACCAGCTGACAAATTTAACGCCAAAACCAGTACAGGCAACAGACGAAGAAATAAACCAAAACCCCTCTTCTAGATCAGCAAAGCTACGTGCAGCGACAAAAATTTAA
- a CDS encoding SpoVG family protein — protein sequence MEITEIKVYPANEGKLLAYATMVFDGCFIVRDMKIIKSDKGLFVSMPSRRKKDGSFKDIVHPLNAETRTLIEQRVIEEYNKVASAPDYQANSNIGA from the coding sequence ATGGAAATTACAGAAATAAAAGTTTATCCAGCTAACGAAGGCAAGCTTTTAGCGTATGCTACCATGGTTTTTGATGGTTGCTTTATTGTTCGCGATATGAAAATTATTAAAAGCGATAAAGGACTGTTCGTTTCCATGCCATCCCGCAGAAAAAAAGATGGATCTTTTAAAGATATAGTTCATCCATTGAATGCTGAAACACGAACTTTAATAGAACAAAGAGTAATTGAAGAGTATAATAAGGTTGCTTCGGCGCCTGATTATCAAGCAAATTCTAACATTGGGGCGTAG
- a CDS encoding Gfo/Idh/MocA family oxidoreductase — protein MINVGIIGLGHMGGYHASVCSLLSHVNIVGIADPHEKNWAKIKNQHTIKTTNYHDWIDLVDAVIIAVPTDFHYPIAKDCLQRGKHVFIEKPLTKSIDEAEELFSLAYKSNLALHVGHVERFNGAVQELKKIIDKPFLIESHRMGPFQPRVQGDSLILDLMIHDLDIILNLVNSPVKKLHTHGSTFHTNSCDLATVQIQFENGVIANLVSSRVSQIKKRTMEIHQENAYILLDFTTQDIAIHRHASSSVHVGSDALKYKQESMIEHLFVYKDNPLKLEVEYFINAIRNKQNLFNPEQDLSALNITFDIERQLGIR, from the coding sequence ATGATCAATGTAGGAATTATTGGGCTTGGCCACATGGGAGGCTATCATGCTTCTGTGTGTTCTTTACTCAGCCACGTTAACATCGTTGGCATAGCAGACCCCCACGAAAAAAATTGGGCAAAAATAAAAAATCAGCACACCATAAAAACGACCAATTATCACGATTGGATTGATCTTGTTGATGCGGTTATTATTGCTGTTCCAACCGATTTTCATTATCCAATCGCCAAAGATTGCTTGCAGCGTGGCAAACATGTGTTCATTGAAAAACCACTGACTAAAAGCATCGATGAAGCTGAAGAACTTTTTTCGTTGGCATATAAATCAAATTTGGCGCTTCACGTTGGCCATGTTGAACGATTTAATGGCGCCGTACAAGAATTAAAAAAGATTATCGACAAGCCATTTTTGATTGAAAGTCACCGCATGGGACCATTTCAACCACGCGTGCAAGGTGATAGCTTAATTCTTGATCTTATGATTCATGATCTTGATATTATTTTAAATTTGGTAAATTCTCCGGTAAAAAAATTGCATACCCACGGCAGCACTTTTCATACCAATTCGTGTGATTTAGCAACGGTGCAAATCCAGTTTGAAAACGGCGTTATCGCCAATCTTGTTTCAAGTCGAGTATCGCAAATAAAAAAAAGAACAATGGAAATTCATCAAGAAAATGCCTACATCTTGCTGGACTTTACCACGCAAGATATCGCCATTCATCGCCATGCAAGCTCGAGCGTGCACGTTGGTTCAGACGCACTAAAATACAAACAAGAATCGATGATAGAGCATCTCTTTGTTTACAAAGATAATCCGCTCAAGCTTGAAGTTGAATATTTTATCAACGCTATCAGAAACAAACAAAACCTGTTTAATCCTGAACAGGATCTGAGCGCATTAAACATTACGTTTGACATCGAAAGACAATTAGGAATTCGGTGA
- the lpxI gene encoding UDP-2,3-diacylglucosamine diphosphatase LpxI (LpxI, functionally equivalent to LpxH, replaces it in LPS biosynthesis in a minority of bacteria.) has product MIAVIAGTGSLPLEACKALRAQQKDFFVVSLFPEDNLSALQNSTENKADIICQPCYKASAIIALLQERKTKKILMIGKVDKQHLLKKISLDWFAIKILASLLYKNDASIMQRVVDELANYGMEVIKQDDILSSLLVEPDVLTGRLTPDIERDIELGMQTAKHLSLCDIGQTVVVKNAMVLAAEAIEGTDECIKRGIALGNGNVVICKAAHAQHNSRFDLPTLGPASLASLKKGDVKAIAWLSSHTLIAQQQAFFQQARELGIILVSVASK; this is encoded by the coding sequence GTGATCGCGGTTATTGCCGGAACCGGTTCTTTACCACTTGAAGCGTGTAAAGCGCTGCGCGCACAACAAAAAGATTTCTTTGTTGTCTCGCTCTTTCCTGAAGATAATTTATCGGCATTACAAAATAGTACCGAGAACAAGGCTGACATCATTTGTCAGCCTTGTTACAAAGCAAGCGCTATCATAGCTCTGCTACAAGAACGCAAAACTAAAAAAATTTTAATGATCGGGAAAGTCGACAAGCAACACTTGCTAAAAAAAATTTCACTCGATTGGTTTGCCATCAAAATTCTCGCTTCTTTACTTTATAAAAATGACGCATCAATAATGCAACGCGTTGTTGACGAACTTGCCAATTACGGCATGGAAGTTATTAAACAAGATGATATTTTAAGTTCACTTTTGGTTGAGCCAGATGTTTTAACCGGCAGACTCACGCCAGACATCGAACGCGATATCGAATTGGGGATGCAGACCGCTAAACATCTTTCGTTGTGCGATATTGGCCAAACAGTTGTTGTAAAAAATGCCATGGTTTTAGCCGCTGAAGCCATTGAAGGCACTGATGAGTGCATTAAGCGCGGCATCGCACTTGGCAACGGCAACGTGGTTATTTGCAAAGCCGCACACGCACAACACAACTCACGTTTTGATTTACCAACACTAGGCCCTGCATCGTTGGCATCATTAAAAAAAGGCGATGTAAAAGCTATTGCTTGGCTTTCTTCGCACACACTCATTGCCCAGCAACAAGCATTTTTTCAACAAGCACGGGAACTTGGCATCATACTTGTTTCTGTTGCTTCTAAATAA
- a CDS encoding C40 family peptidase gives MKRSLVLIFCSFYIQLSGSLPETMVIAQPIVNLRSKPEKRDSSLATVIYEHDDPLHKCQLLLGERVLVTQEVDDWYQVQVLDQKVYDLEKSVWRCDSGWIEKQQAVGMSVPVDTSCVIVCQPWANVFEEPHIESRQVMRLSLGSKLRAFKFNEVWWVVVLPDARVGMIQAGDVYESTREVLENVEQLRANILETAKKFLGVPFCRYGRSFHDPHMLTGMSCCGLVSLAYRAHGLDIPFYVYDQYKSGVPVNGDQLKPGDLIMFARFKERYDPCHVVMYVGNDMLLEVTWSRAPFPYRARLISAKDRISPQLLKTMKDGQRLERFYVYFRSYLASSWWVQQLRNASRKGIFSYLEATETSMMPSSRAC, from the coding sequence GTGAAGAGATCTTTGGTACTTATTTTTTGTAGTTTTTATATTCAATTGAGTGGTTCTTTACCAGAAACGATGGTTATTGCCCAGCCCATTGTTAATCTTCGGAGTAAGCCTGAAAAACGCGATTCGTCCCTTGCTACGGTGATTTATGAACACGATGATCCGCTACACAAATGTCAGCTTTTACTGGGTGAGCGCGTTTTGGTAACGCAGGAAGTTGATGACTGGTATCAGGTTCAGGTGCTTGATCAAAAAGTGTATGATCTTGAAAAATCAGTTTGGCGTTGCGATAGCGGTTGGATTGAAAAACAACAAGCTGTGGGTATGTCTGTGCCTGTTGATACTTCTTGTGTGATTGTTTGTCAGCCGTGGGCAAATGTTTTTGAAGAGCCGCACATAGAAAGCCGGCAGGTGATGCGCCTTTCGCTTGGCAGTAAATTACGTGCATTTAAATTCAATGAAGTGTGGTGGGTTGTTGTGCTGCCGGATGCTCGTGTGGGCATGATACAAGCTGGCGATGTGTATGAGAGCACGCGTGAAGTTCTTGAAAACGTTGAGCAACTCAGAGCAAATATTCTTGAGACCGCAAAGAAATTTTTGGGTGTGCCCTTTTGTCGCTATGGTCGTTCTTTTCATGATCCACATATGCTGACTGGCATGAGCTGCTGTGGTCTGGTGAGTTTGGCATATCGTGCTCATGGGCTTGATATCCCGTTTTATGTGTATGATCAGTACAAAAGTGGCGTTCCGGTAAATGGCGATCAGCTTAAGCCAGGCGATTTAATTATGTTTGCGCGGTTTAAAGAGCGTTATGATCCGTGTCATGTTGTTATGTATGTTGGCAATGATATGTTGCTTGAAGTAACGTGGTCACGCGCGCCGTTTCCTTATCGAGCTCGTTTGATTTCAGCAAAAGATCGTATTAGCCCGCAGTTATTGAAAACGATGAAAGATGGTCAACGGCTTGAACGATTTTATGTTTATTTTCGTTCGTATTTGGCAAGCTCATGGTGGGTTCAACAGTTACGCAATGCTTCTCGAAAAGGAATTTTTTCTTATTTAGAAGCAACAGAAACAAGTATGATGCCAAGTTCCCGTGCTTGTTGA